TGATATGATATTGAGTCTTCCATGCCAAaccaattccataattttttcatCACTTTATTACCCAAACGAAAAAcaagcaattaatttaattaattgtgatggtttttctttgtttttagctTAGTATGAAAGAGTAAAGAttgtataattaaaataaatttaaatttcacaaacaattattaaatatgagcTATCGAGTTGATTTCATTAAGAATAAtatggaaacataaaataaaattttaaaatttaggagattaatttaattaattacaatattacaGTAACAAATCAATTACATTATcaaggaataatttttttaactatttatttaatttatttttatgtactaaaatttaaattttcaatatttaaaaaaaagaaatttagaatTGGGCAATGTGATAAATAAGTACAATTTAACactttttaatgcattattttagtttttaccactttttcattttaatttttaatttttttaccccAATCAATACTTTAAATAAGGATTTTTTTATGGCTAAAATAAAAGCGAcctaaaagttgggtgaccaaaataaaactGTGAGCATGATGTGGCGTATACAAGTTAATTGATGCTAGAGATTTAATGgcttgagtgactaaaatgaaagcacctaaaagttgaatgatgaaattgtaaGGATTTTATTTGGAGTGACAAAAATAAAAACGCCctaaaaattgagtgaccaaCTAGGTAATTACCCAAATTTAtagaaatataatatttacataaaaagaGATATCATGAGTGTACCATAATTGAAATATATCATTGTTGTCCAATGAGATACAATATATAGGAGAGTGCGCTGGAACCAAGTTATGGAGCATGTTGTTGGGAGAGCCTTTAGCTGTCACTAAGCAAAGTAGTGAATGGTATTGTTGGCACCATCTCAATTGTTTATGACCCAACTTCCACTTCATTATGGTGTCAATTCTTTTATTAATTTCTCATCCTTTTGTTTTGTATATTCTTGCAACTTACTCCCCAAAACtatgaattatatattttaaataacctcttaggtttaattttttttagggttaattagtacttaaatttgaaattcattatctttgttattttttaaaacacaataaaaatgTGATGATGTGACACTGTCagcatataatattattttatacaataaCAATAAATTGTAGTACATAGCAAATATTAATAAAAAgcttataaattaaataaaaaaaaattacaagaatgatataAAAGCTATTTGATGTTCAGGACTAAATGAATCCAAACCTTCATCTGAAAAGTGTttttctaataaatttattttttataatttcaaaataacttgaaaattttctgttgtaaaaagaaaaaagaagaggaaatgaTGGGGAtcttttttgttttcaattcCAAGTTGGGAATGTTCATATATCATTTTTATCCCAGTTTTTTGTTTAATTCCTTGAGATTTTATCCCTCTGCCTAGGTTCATGTGAAAACACTTATCATCGCTCATATGAGAAAATTCATAGGTGTCAAAACAATAAATTTTGAAGTTCTCATGCTCCGAACTTTTGGCAGATATATCGTACAAAATCATTATATAAATTCGGCATATATCGGTCTGGAATATTAATTTGAAGTTGGATGGTACTGTCAGGGTGAAGACAACATATGAATTCCAACAAAACTTAGCACCTTGCAGCTAGCACCCAAGCTCTACAAATTACAAATAAAGGATTCCCCCCATGGATTTCTCATTTAAATAAAACACCATTATGTAACAAATCCAATGGTATATTGCTAGCAAGTGAAATATAGCTACCATACAACATGCCTCCTAGTTTCAGTTGAACATACTGAATTCCCACATTTCCCAACATATATAAGAAAAACAGTCTTGACTGACAAGTTGATAGCGCAAGTCAAAGAAAACAAGATGCAGCAATCCTTTGGTTTACAATATCACCATTGGCATGCAGACATGAAAAGAGAAAACCAAGGGCAACAAACAACCTATCATATGACACTCGTAATATCTCATACATCAGTTGCCAAAACGGCCTCTTCCCCAGGGCATTCTTTGTCGGCCACGGCCATTAGGTTGTACACCATTGTTCTGATGTGACAATACCCTCAATCGCTCTTCTTTCATATTGGCAAAGAGGGAATCCAATGTTTTAGGCCTTTGTTTTGTTACTATGTTCTCTTGTTGGTCTTGCTGTAGTTGTTGTTGTTGTAGCTGCTGCTGTGGCTACAAAAAAGGAAATTTGCTCACTTAGCATTAATACAAGTGATCCGAGAAAATCAAATAAATGACGATTTAGTCACACAAGACAATTCCAATCCAATTGGGAATCATAAActattaatttgcaaagttaaaAAGCCAATAAATCTATAGAATCTAGGTTCCAATCCGTAAAAAAGCATTATTTACAATTCACTACATGCCTATGACCAACCATTTGAGCTTCTGGAGAAAAATGAGTACCTTTGCAGTAAAACCGCCATTTGCAGCCCTCCTTTGGACAGGTGGTCCTCCAACCCTACACCGAGAAGCAAAAACCATGAATGGATAACAAAAACATGACAAAACAATGACAGAGGTAACTCCAGGGAGGAACTAAGCTTTCACCAAACATGCCGTCAACCATCAACAAAAAGTTGAGAATTGGGAATCTTACCAGCATAGGAAGACTATTTATTTCCAGTAAACAGAAAGACAAACAAACAATCTGTACTACTCCCTTTATTTTCCgcaaaactttttcaatttcaaaacatgATCATGCACCTAAACCCCACTCTGGACATTCATTGCAATCAACGGAGAGTAAAGCTTCAAAAGAAGAGCAGAACTAGGGGGAAACCACATCAGGGAATTTACCATGATCCAGACAAGCAGCAACAACAATTGGGGCAAACCCCTAAACCCCACCTTTTGAAGTCTACACCACTTGAGAAAAGGTAGCATAACAGAAGTCAAATTTACATCAAGACAACTAGATAAAATCAGCTTAAACTTTCAATATTTCCCAACCCAGTGTTCTTCCAGCTTCATATCTCTAGCTCAGATATCAATATGGCACCGTCAGCAACAATCTATTCCTCAGCAAAAATATTCGTTTTAAATGGTGTATCATGGTGTCAACCAACCACTgttattaaaagaacataaaaccCAACCATGGATTTAGCAGGCAGGAGAAACCATAGAAAAGATGAAAAGGATGAACCATCAACAGTGGACTGGAAAACGAGTTTAGAACAAGGGCTTTTACATAAACCACAAGCTCTCCCAACTAGTTAAAACTAGTGTAAATTGAAGGATATGTGACCTCCAATGACAAACCATCAAAGAATCTCAAGCAGCCAAAATtacttgaaaaaggaaatcaaaatTAATGGTTGACCCTGCTCATGGAATTACAAAACCCATTAGAATGAGCAAAAACTACCCCATTAACACTTCTAGACATGTCAACAGTTGTCAAATCATGTAATAAGCCAACTACAAGAACTATTTTTTGAATGTACACATTCATCTCTTGCACAGCTCATCAAAACTTGGTATCATGTATTTTTCTAGATCAATCTTCTTCAAACATTATAACCACATTCAACACTCGTTACTCAATGCTTCAACATCCCCACCCAAAAGGCAAAACCAATTCCAAAATAGGCACCAATTAATCTGAGGACCTTGCACGATATAGATACAAAGCTTATGCTACTCGCATACTACTTTTGAGTAGTGCAAACAAAGAATAGCCAAATACTTCAATTAATCCCACATTTGCCTTTTCCACAAGAAATGTGATCAAATATTAGGTGTTCCACATAACATGCAACTTGAAATAAGTTAACCAGGAACACATTCCAGAGGTCATCAATATTGTAGAAGATCCATAATTTACCTGCAATGACTCAATTATAAGAATCCACCATTAGAAGGCagtaattatgttttaattgtaAACACGACTATTAAAGCTAGAAGAAAACATAGTTACTTTATAAAGCAACTATATAAACTATTTGACATCCATATACCTTGGCTTGTTCAAATTAGCCACCCTGCTAGTATTAAATGCTCTATTGCGTATTGGAGCAACTGCAGCCCTACGTGCAGCCTCAGCCGCAAAAGGAAACCGGTTCCCCTGGAAATTAGACCTTCTTTGAGCTAGAACCCCCTGATTAACATGCAAAGAGCAGAATCGGggggaaaaaaaaagggggagtcCAAGTCATAATATGGCTCAAGTAGACATGAAAATTTATCAACAAGAGCAGTAAATAAATTGCACACCTGTCTAACAGAGGCCCGCGAGTCCATGTACTGTCGTACCTTCAAGGCCTTATCTTTAGCAGCATTACTCACAGGTCTCTGGATTTTATTCTGATAGTAAAGGGAAGAACAGGTTAGAATATCAACTTAAGCATGGTCAACGATAAAAATGTGCTATCtagattaaaaaaattcttaccGGTATCCTTCGCTGTTTCTTAGATTTATGTGAAGtattttttgacattttaatgATATCATCTAAGTCCATAGAAAACGCAAACTGATCAGAAACATGTTCACCGCCTAAGAAAATAACTTCGAAAAGGCAGAAACAGTTAAAAGCTCACCCAATGTCATGTCCATTTTCTTTTCTGTGAGGGCGATTGCTTCACTCGTAAGAGGTTTAGCCGCCATCTGACAAAGTAAACAGAAGTAACCCACAACAATTTATGGAgatattgagaaataaaagcaaaagaaaatacatatatatatatttttaaaacagcTCAACCTCAAGAGACGAAACACACAAACATGATAAATAATCTCCACGAGAGAAATTTATACACGTACGTGGTATTGAGTAAGTTAGAATTAAGAAAACCCTAAAACTTTTGGGATTTCTTCTAACGCAGTAAAAGAATCTTCCATCTAAATCAGGAAAAAGAACTGGGAAAAGAAAATTTCAACAAACAAACAGCACAGAAACCGATTTGAGGATGATATGCGATGGAttcaataaacaaataaaaggaTTTGAAGAGAGAAACTTACCGATTAAGAAAAGAGAGAATTAGCAACGACCTACGAAAAGAAAAGCGAAACGAACTCAAGACGTGGTTGAAACTGGAgatagggttagggttttttgaaATCACTTGTTGGAATCGGGAAATTGAAGGAGGGTATTTCAATGCTTTGGATGCTTCGAGGTCACGCAAAAACGAAAAGGAGTAGACGGATAAGAAGAAAACGGGTGCTTATATAGGGCCGCATAGGTTGGCGGATTTCAAGTTCGATCATTGATCGTTTAATATAATTAGATTTCAAGTCCGTCTTTAATTAGGGACCACGATTATTACGTCGTTATAGTTTTGAcggtaattaaaagttaaaaccccCAAGTACAGCTCAGCATTCCGAATTCAAGATGGTTTTTAGCTATTTGACGGATACGAATCCGCCACGTAAGAGATCACTGCGTTGGTTTTGTAGAAAAGTAAATATTACACGTGGCATGTTGTTATTGGCTTGTTGACATTGGATTCCTGAACCTTTTGTTAttcagattttatttttctttaaaaaaatatgctcatatttttatttttatttcagattttaatttttcttacttTTATTGGAGTCCTATAACAAAAGGTTTTAcattgtaatataatttaataatattaataattaaatttgtatttttaaatttaataaataaagagattaaattctaaaatataaaaagtatataatcTATCCATCTATAATGTagcacccctaatccgtatccgttgccggaataaggttacgaagcattaccagaccaACAAaatagtaaaccattcaaatcatacattaatacaaacataattaaatttcattcaaatgCATTCATAATGTCCCATTAATTgagcctttgaggccctaaaaatactataGAAACAATTCAaaactaaatcgaaaacatttggaAAATTTAGTAAAAAGTTGCAAATTTTGGACTGCAGGGatcacacggctgagacgcacgcccgtgtctcaggctgtgtggacattcgagatagggacacacggctgtgtcccagctcatgtccatgcccgtgtaacttactgacttgggtcacacggataagccacacacccatgtgccaggtcATGTGCTAAGtcatgtaactgcctgacttgtatgcttgaacctacaagggacacacgattgagacacatgctcgtatCTTAGGCCATGTAgcctcaaaatgaaccttaaaacacaaatttaccatttcaaattacttggaacttaagcaaaccatttacatatcaaaatacctatccaatttgactttaatcatgctaaaatcataccaaaatcaAACTAATTCAGTGCCCAACTAATGTACCATCATTAGTACCACAAGTTTACataaatttatatcaaaatataacatTAATTCAACCTATTAATTCATCCAGGATATCACCTAACAAACACCCACTCAAACATACCACATCTTAGCTTCTGAACAACCAATTCATCATATACTCTTAACCATTCCAACAAGTATCAAATGGCCATATACACATATTGATAAGGCACTAAAAACACCAAAAGAAGATCAACCAAAACACTTTGTACAACTAAATTCATACTTAACTATTTACATATCCAAAACATTTGTATCATCATTCAACccattacatgccatataatttgaaataaacgTTTCAAAAGCTATCGAATTAAGTTGGATAGTATAACTTGAGTGCTGATTCGATCGTCCAACCTTCCAAGTAACtacaagaacaaagtttaacacAAATAAACTCAATGAAGCTTAATAAGTTTGACATATTAAATCGATAAATCTTACAAAAAtgaacaaaacaaataaaaaattaatataacaaCCATGAAAGTTTATTGTCATCCACAATCTCATTTGGTTATTCataacttatcaattcaaatttcaaaaatatttgaaaaattcatcaaagtTACTCAATAAATTAACTTACCGAGATTTTCATCTCAAAGAACGACTTACAGATAGAAGTATCTCATCAGTCCAACTAAACTCACCAGATGCTCACTCGAGCCAATCCATCCAtcacaccaatgctcataagagctaatccaaccatcacaccaatgctcataagagctaaaccaACCATCACActaatgctcataagagctaatctaactagcacacaaaaaaaaagtataacacgagagttagcaacaaatgctgaatctcgATTTACTTAGGAAATATACAAAAAGATCCCTtcaataccatctccactccaaaccaCCATAACGCACCAAAACACAACTATACTCTATCTTGCGTTCAAATCAAGCCAGGATTAAGTTCAATATTAAACCTCAAATTACCATCCATCATcatcaattaaaaacaaatatataaattgtaTCATGTTAgattacttattaaattattttgatattaaattctaAACTGTACGAATTTACGTGGACCAAATTGTAGAAGTTGCAAAAGTTTAGAGAGTATTCCGTAAATTCTCCTTTTCCACGAGTATATATggtatcttgatctaaaatgtaaaattctttatttatcaacatatatttcatttccaatccattttacaatcaatacccttttattttctaaaattacacaattaccctaagcttttataatttttgtaatttagtcttttaaccctaaattcatcaaattaatcatttctttccttaaataaatatttatccaaatatactAAGGCCCTCAAAAGCccctaataaatatcaaattcactatcaaaccctaatattttgacattttcacaatttaatcctaaaatcaaaatctaacaaaaattattttacaaatttatcaTATAACATAATCGAAATTCCAAacacataatattaataaaaaaaatattaaatattcatcaatgacaactttcaaaatttttaatagaataaaaaatgaaggtacgagctagctggacTAGTTGCAataatcttaaaaacataaaaattacaagaaacgggtataaaattcacttacatgcaagcttcATATGTTAGCCAAATATCAAGCTTCTAAAATGGTGAGAATTCCCTAGGTTTTTTGGCAAGAAGGTGAGAAAATGATGATTTTTggcttttcttttattaaattttaatttatt
This window of the Gossypium hirsutum isolate 1008001.06 chromosome A09, Gossypium_hirsutum_v2.1, whole genome shotgun sequence genome carries:
- the LOC107896458 gene encoding uncharacterized protein, with protein sequence MAAKPLTSEAIALTEKKMDMTLDDIIKMSKNTSHKSKKQRRIPNKIQRPVSNAAKDKALKVRQYMDSRASVRQGVLAQRRSNFQGNRFPFAAEAARRAAVAPIRNRAFNTSRVANLNKPRVGGPPVQRRAANGGFTAKPQQQLQQQQLQQDQQENIVTKQRPKTLDSLFANMKEERLRVLSHQNNGVQPNGRGRQRMPWGRGRFGN